TTTATCGCAGACAGGGCACTTGAGCTTAGGAGCATGGTAATTTTCTTCCTTGGCGCGGTGGGCCTCCCTATGAATACGTAATGAAGGCCGGCGGGCAAAAGCCTTCCCACAGATATCGCAGACAAAAGGCCTCTCTCCTGTATGAAGAACTTCATGCTCCTTCAGATCCCGTTTCAGGCCATAGCTCTTGTCACACTGCTGGCACTTGAATGGCCTCTCTCCCTTATGCATCAGAAGGTGGGCCCTGAAGTTCTCTTGAGAGCTGTAATTCTTACCACACTCTGTGCATAAGTAAGGCTTTAGGTCCGAGTGAGTGAATTTGTGCTTCTTCAGGTGACAGAGCTGAAAGAAACTCTTGTCACACTCGTCACATGTATACCTCCTTTCCCTGATGTTAAAGAGGTCTGGAGCTGTCGTAAGCTCCTCCGGGTCTTTCTTCCCCCCTTTGTCACTATCCTTTCGGATTTCATCTGCGCTTATATTTTCTCTATCTTTTATGTCTGTTTCTTGGCAAGCTTGTCCATTTTCATCACCAACTCTGGACGTAACCTCCAATGTCACTTGACGATCCAGATACCTATTTTTGCACCCTTGAAGACGCTTGTGGATGCAGCTGACTAATGAATGCACCTTCCTGGGTTTAGCAGCCAGTCTGCAACTGGCCCTGACCACCTGTGTCCCCTGTTCCTCCTGGGGATTTCTTACCACATTACCTGGTTCTTCACTGTTCTTTGGAGGCTCGTCTGCAGGACTCACAAGTTTGTCCTCATTAGAGCATTGCACATTGGTTATTTCTGGAATGAAACGTTCTGTTTTTATTATTTTGCCTGAGTCAACTTCTCCACTCTGTTCCATCGTTTTATCACCCCTGGAATGAGAGTCTCTCACACCTCTCTTTTTCATTTTGTAGATAAGAGGTTTGGTCATTTTGATTCCAGCCTGgcttctctcctccaccaccgACCCCAGTGGAGAAGTTGACATGTCTGAATCTTCAGTGTGCTCCTCAGGCTCTGTAAGACATACAAACATCTTCCACGTAACATTTCGGAAACAACTATCCAAATATAAAATGTCATCATTTCATAACATCATCCTTATTAGTACAAATATTTATTAGTTAGTGTGTATTAAGAATGTGGGTGTCAGGCTTACCTGTAAGCTTGAGCTCTTGCTCCATGAAGTTTACACCTGGGGATCTATCCTCCCTGGACTTGCGAGGTGTTACTTGTTTGCGAGGTTTGCCTGGTGTTGTTAGTGACCCTCCTTGGCTTCCATCGTGTTCCGGAGGATCAGCTAGGAAACTCCAAAGCAGAAGTTCTGTCCCTGGGTTGATGTCTTTGCAGGCCCTTAGACAGAGACTTCCGTCCACCTCATGAACAGTAACATTCTGTTCATCCTTTCTCCTTGCATTACAGGCAAATCTGCATAAAACAAAGAGGGTTTCTCTCTCCCAATGACCAAATTAAACATGacagtaatgttaatgtgtttgaTACAGCTGAGTgctacaacaacaaaacattgagTTATTCTTCTTTACCCAAAGACACCTACCTAATCCAATAGCACCTGTCCCAAAGATGCCCCTTGATTATCGTATGATATGCTTCTTCCATCAAGCTCTGACGACAACAAATGTTACATTCAATACACTTGCAATATTATAGAAACTTGAGCAAGTGTGTGCCTCCGCCATCACAACCACTCTGATACATACCTCTGTAAAGTCTTCCCTTTGGTCAAAGGTGTTGCTTTGGTTTTCCACACCCAGAAGCATCCCTTTCTGCAGTGCATGTCCTACACACCAGAGCCCCAACTGGCCATCATTTGCTAGAGAGGGGCCCACTGTCAGTCCACGAGGAACAGCATTCAGCACACTGTGTAGGAAGTCCTGGTTTAGGGATGGGCCCCTCATACCCAGAGAGTCCATCCTTCTCTCTGTAGCCACAAAATGTAGAGACTCTTAAAAAAGCTAGTGTTTTGAACGTCGTTTACAATTACTAGCTTACAATGGCACACAAAAAAATGCACGTTTTGGATGTCATTTACAATGACTAGCTACATTGGAAGTATCTCCTTGATTTGTGTTTCAAGCAGTCATTGATACAGTACTTGTATGTGACACAGTACTGTATACGAAACAGCAGCCACATGTACATACAATAGGAATATAGCTAGCTGAGCTTTATGGTCATCATTGATCAATAATTGTGTGACATGCATACGTGATTGCGTGGACCTGGCGGGTGGCAAGCTTTGTCGTGACAACCTATGTGTACATGCGCCGACAAGGCAACACATCTCAGTGCTAATGTAAGCCCCTGTCAAAACCATTAGCCAACGTTAACATAATTTTCTCACTAACAAAAGTTGGCCTGCTTAACTGGAAACAGTACACGTCGACAAGGGACCGTGAGTAAGTTTGTCAATGAATTGTGACACAGGCAGTCAATTATTATGAAGAAGCACAACCCAACTATTAACTGTCGAGCTAGCAAGCTATGCTTtcagtagctaacgttagctcgaaCAGGCTTGAGTATATATCAGAACTCTAGAAACAGTGGTTATTTAGCTTGACAGCTAATTAACGAACGTTATCGCTTTTTTAATTTGTTCTCGGTGGCACTGATGATGCTAACTAACAAACTCAAGCACCTGTTTTTGCTACCATGCATGCTACATTGTTGTTGTCTGGCTAACCAGCCGACGAGTGTGAACATGATACTACGATTAGGATATCAAACATATTTCAACTAGACGTTCGATTCGCGGCAATAACACGAAAATATTTAAACTAACTCAGGATTTCCACAGGGTCTTGGCCAATTTGTATCACTCGTTTTTTCCATTTGAAAACTCCGGGAAAATCATCGTTCTCCAGCCGAGGACAGATTCCGGAAGTCCTCAAGTTCCTTTCTATCGAAACATTCCGACAGGAAATATGTCATTTGACGCACATCGTAAATGCTATATTTATTCTAATTAGAATGGTTAAAAAGCCAGATATAGTCATGGATCTTTAGCTATCGTACCTTGCTGCTTTTGTTTTTTTCCAACTTCAACATATATTTGTCAGCGGCAATAGGAACTCATGTACGTTATCTCGTAGAGCAAGTGCCGTGGTCCCATTTATGGTTTTGCCATTGCCAGACTGAAATTTAATGTCGAGTTTATTTTAAATACTAGGACTGATTGTATTACCTGATCCACTTGTATTCATGAACTGCCATTATATTGTGTTTTTTCTACCAACAGACTTGACATGGTATGCTGAGGTGGGGAGTCTGGGGACCTATGCACTATGGCAGAGTcacttgccatccaggaccattCAACAGAAGCAGAACTATGCACCAAGTAGTAATATGAATACATTTGGCCTAGTAGCCAGCGGATTGCTTACAGTTGCAGACAGGCTAGGGTCGGACAGTCTTCCTGTGTAAATTAAGACACAGCGCCGGCTCCGAAAATGTACCTCAAATCCAGCGATGAGAAATGTGTTGTCCAGCGATGTCCGAATTGTCCCATTATCCCAACGGTTACACTGAGATGATTGAACGACTGCTATAATAACAGCGGAGCCGGCGCGAGATATGGCTCGCAAAACGTAACCCAAACCAGGGATGATAAATACATTGAACTTCCGAATTGTCCCATTATCCCAACTGTTACACAGAGAAGATCAAATAGCAGTTGTTCAATCGTCTCAGTGTAACAGTTGGGATAATGGAACAATTCAGAGTACAACACATTCCTCCTCCCTGGATTGAGGTACGTTTTGCGAGATATATCTCGCACCGGCTCTGATGTGTCTTACTCTACACAGAAAGCCTGTCTGACCCTAGTGCAGCTGTAAGCAAGCGGGTTGGATCTGCTGGATAGCCTAGTAGTATCTATGTGTTCTATCCTCTACTAATCAATGATCTGCTGTTttgatcagtggaggctgctgagggaaggaCGGCTCGTAACATGTGCCTGAAATAGAGTataatggctgaaatggagtGAAAGGaatcaaacacatgaaaaccattccattccagccattattatgagtcgtcctcccctcagcagcctccaatgGTTTTCATATAGCCTAGTCTGTTTTGATATCTGTTGCCTTGATAGCCCATCTTTGCAGGTTAGTTCAATAAATGGATGCTAATCAGGTGCAgtaagaaaaataaaataaaacaataagaatttgttcttaactgacttgcctagttaaataaaggtaaaattaaaattaaagctgcatgttggttaagggcttgtataactaagcatttcactgtctacacctgttgtattcggcgcatgtgacaaataaaattagatttgattgtATTTTGATATGCTATAATCTTCTAGTGAAATAAAAGACATTGAGTCCTCTGAGACAGAAGGAGCCAACCAGAGATTGAAAGTCGACCACTTGCTTTTCACCATTGAAAGACACCAAAAATGTTACTACTGGTGTGATTATTAGATATTTCCGTACAGTGCCTTTAAACACAGACTCGCACTAAGAGCCTTAGACTATGACTAAGAGCAGCTGAACTGTGTTTGACTGTTTCATTTGTTCTGATACTTTGATACATTTCCCAGTGCCACTAGGCCTATCATTTCTTTATGTGGATATTGCTAATGAAATGTACTCCACAACCTCTATTGTTGGTGTTGAATTATTTTGTCATCCATGCATCATTGCTGTAATATTTTAAATAACTTGACATTTTACCTTCAAATGATATTAAAATGTACCTTTGTCGTGCCTTACAGTTTGCGACGAGTGCAAAGACAATTTTATTGATGAATGCCCCACACATGGCCCTCCAGTATTTGTGCCTGACACCCCTGTGCCAGTGGGTTGTCCTAAACCGTGCCGCCCTTACTATCCCTAGTGGCATTGAGGTcattcaggaaggcagtgaggtgGACGTGTACTGCGTAGACAAAGACATTCCCAGGTGGGGCACTCTTCGGTCCTTACCAGGGTGAAGTGATGTCACAGGACAAGTCCTCTGGTTTCTTCCCCTGGATGGTAAGTTGAATCCACAAACCTCCTTACTATGTTTTGCAATTCACTTTTCACGAGTATATGGTATGACTCATGAAATTATCTTCCTTAACGTCATGCATCAGGTGTAACTTTAAGGCACTCGCATCTACGTATTTATGTCAATGATTTTTTTATCCCTAGTTGGTGGACAAAAACAACTCATACAAATCCATTGATGGTAGCGACGAAACCAAAGCCAACTGGATGAGGTATGTCCGAAACTCTTCAGAGGACATTGAGCGAAACCTGACAGCCTTCCAGCATGGTGAGCACATCTACTTCCGGGTGTGCCGTGACCTGTCAGTGGGAGAGAGACTTCGGGTATGGTACAGTGATGACTACATGGAccgattataataataataataataataataatatatgccatttagcagacgcttttatccaaagcgacttccagtcatgtgtgcatacattctacgtatgggtggtcccgggaatcgaacccactaccctggcgttacaagcgccatgctctaccaactgagctacagaaggactacacCCCATGGCCCAGGACACCATTGACAGCAACTTGGCCACAGGTAACACTCCTAACTAATCCCTTTGCCAGCCCTCTAGTTAACTACCAAACTTATTGTTGTTGCTTTCCAGAGTGCTACAATGTGTGTACTTTTCTACCCATATCACTGATCTAAGATCTCCTAAATAGTTATTCTAAGAAATGCAATAGTATGACATTTTGACCACCGGGGGGAGCCATGTTGCAAAATACATGCAGAAGCTCAAACAATGAATGGCAATATCAAACCAGTAGTCAGTCACCTTTTTGAAATTAATACTTCACATATCAGCATGTCGTTTTACGCACAAATATAGTTAATAAAGAGGATTTTGTCATTTTATTATGTAAGAATGATTACATGTTTGtttatatggggcggcagggtagcctagtgttggactagtaaccggaaggttgcaagttcaaatccctgagctagctgacaaggtacaaatctgtcgttctgccactgttcctaggccgtcattgaaaataagaatttgttcttaactgacttgcctggttaaataaacaaaatattatTATAAGCAGTTTTAAGGTGCTTACCCATCAGAGGCTGATCAAGTTAAACTTGCGGTTTTGAATGATCATTCGATCAGGCCAACCAGGCCCTCATCGAGCACTACGGGTCCTCAGAGATCCAGGGCCTAACTGAACAACCAGAACCAATGATTTGAGATCATTGCCAGTCGGATGGAGGCACAGGGCTTCCTGATCAGTGGCGCAACATGGAGCGCACGTACAAAGATTATGTGCTGGCGTCCAAGAGGACTGACTCTGGACGCAGGAAACAGCCCGAGTTCTTTGAccagttccatgcactcatgggcCATGGGCTGAGCTCCAAGCTGGCTCCTGCTGACACCCCAGCCAGGGCGTTGACCAAGCTGAAGCCTAAAGCTATAGCACCAACTCCAAGCCCTCTATGCTATTGTAGTCCCATCGGGCCATCCAGTCAACCTCCGTATCCCCTCCACCCCAGAGTCAGAGATTGGAGTCTATGAAGTCACCACTGAGCCTGAACCGCTAGCCAGGAAGTCCAGGAGCAAATGGTTCCCACATCCCAAGATACTCCAGTCAAATGCGGAGGAgaagagggcagagaatcaactccaAAAGGGGAGTTGGGGATGGCTTGGGGATGACACATGTTATGACGTTGAATCTTAGCAGTTGGCCTATAACTGAAAAGGACGTAGCCATTTTCAAAATCATTGACAATCTTTGCGTAATAACTCTTCATTTTTCTCTGTCTTCCTATCCACGTCTCTAGCTGCTGAGAACGGTGTTTCCCTGCCTGTGTGGTCAGATTCGGAAAGTGATCAGTCAGGACATTGAGGCTTTAGTAGA
This genomic interval from Oncorhynchus keta strain PuntledgeMale-10-30-2019 chromosome 2, Oket_V2, whole genome shotgun sequence contains the following:
- the LOC118358084 gene encoding zinc finger protein 408-like isoform X1 — translated: MVAKTERRMDSLGMRGPSLNQDFLHSVLNAVPRGLTVGPSLANDGQLGLWCVGHALQKGMLLGVENQSNTFDQREDFTESLMEEAYHTIIKGHLWDRCYWIRFACNARRKDEQNVTVHEVDGSLCLRACKDINPGTELLLWSFLADPPEHDGSQGGSLTTPGKPRKQVTPRKSREDRSPGVNFMEQELKLTEPEEHTEDSDMSTSPLGSVVEERSQAGIKMTKPLIYKMKKRGVRDSHSRGDKTMEQSGEVDSGKIIKTERFIPEITNVQCSNEDKLVSPADEPPKNSEEPGNVVRNPQEEQGTQVVRASCRLAAKPRKVHSLVSCIHKRLQGCKNRYLDRQVTLEVTSRVGDENGQACQETDIKDRENISADEIRKDSDKGGKKDPEELTTAPDLFNIRERRYTCDECDKSFFQLCHLKKHKFTHSDLKPYLCTECGKNYSSQENFRAHLLMHKGERPFKCQQCDKSYGLKRDLKEHEVLHTGERPFVCDICGKAFARRPSLRIHREAHRAKEENYHAPKLKCPVCDKELANSGSLRNHMRLHTGERPYACPHCSKTFRQRGNLLGHLRIHTGEKPYKCNHCNQYFSQVPELRRHLISHTGEVYLCPICGKALRDPHTLRAHERLHTGERPHKCEVCGKAYTMATKLRRHMKSHLEEKPYKCQACGAGYTLMQSLVRHQLSHKKREDRTSGELADALAALESSHSAPARGRPRKTPRKTEVKPWVDVTEENMESQTVVYVQAIEDLAMPNSGEVVVSTYDSYHDNAISSVVIEEGLEQDLGQIQLNENVIEIVVSDSNDKCIVVREHKTHSNLVILQGEDGLSSVAETIEIETGV
- the LOC118358084 gene encoding zinc finger protein 408-like isoform X2, coding for MDSLGMRGPSLNQDFLHSVLNAVPRGLTVGPSLANDGQLGLWCVGHALQKGMLLGVENQSNTFDQREDFTESLMEEAYHTIIKGHLWDRCYWIRFACNARRKDEQNVTVHEVDGSLCLRACKDINPGTELLLWSFLADPPEHDGSQGGSLTTPGKPRKQVTPRKSREDRSPGVNFMEQELKLTEPEEHTEDSDMSTSPLGSVVEERSQAGIKMTKPLIYKMKKRGVRDSHSRGDKTMEQSGEVDSGKIIKTERFIPEITNVQCSNEDKLVSPADEPPKNSEEPGNVVRNPQEEQGTQVVRASCRLAAKPRKVHSLVSCIHKRLQGCKNRYLDRQVTLEVTSRVGDENGQACQETDIKDRENISADEIRKDSDKGGKKDPEELTTAPDLFNIRERRYTCDECDKSFFQLCHLKKHKFTHSDLKPYLCTECGKNYSSQENFRAHLLMHKGERPFKCQQCDKSYGLKRDLKEHEVLHTGERPFVCDICGKAFARRPSLRIHREAHRAKEENYHAPKLKCPVCDKELANSGSLRNHMRLHTGERPYACPHCSKTFRQRGNLLGHLRIHTGEKPYKCNHCNQYFSQVPELRRHLISHTGEVYLCPICGKALRDPHTLRAHERLHTGERPHKCEVCGKAYTMATKLRRHMKSHLEEKPYKCQACGAGYTLMQSLVRHQLSHKKREDRTSGELADALAALESSHSAPARGRPRKTPRKTEVKPWVDVTEENMESQTVVYVQAIEDLAMPNSGEVVVSTYDSYHDNAISSVVIEEGLEQDLGQIQLNENVIEIVVSDSNDKCIVVREHKTHSNLVILQGEDGLSSVAETIEIETGV